One genomic window of Sphingobacterium oryzagri includes the following:
- a CDS encoding DUF1543 domain-containing protein, producing the protein MNLNLYMVLLGCKPAGRYTEQHDLFFGIGEKINALKSDMVKFWPEAKGKLHIDAWRQVSVVDNFHVAVEDRAHAAVENDYKLFFVNLGGYRGQDFEEYHYKQLVVARDMKEATKKAKTSAFFQEHISPHVDDKYGLDVDDIFTVEDALSPSAREKYRIVLRPVTDESADEVNIGYVKFSEL; encoded by the coding sequence ATGAATCTTAATCTGTATATGGTATTGCTGGGCTGCAAGCCAGCTGGGCGTTATACCGAACAACACGATCTTTTCTTTGGTATTGGTGAGAAAATCAATGCGCTAAAATCTGATATGGTCAAGTTTTGGCCTGAAGCCAAGGGTAAGCTACATATTGACGCCTGGCGTCAGGTAAGCGTGGTGGATAACTTTCACGTAGCCGTAGAAGACCGTGCACATGCTGCTGTGGAGAACGATTATAAACTTTTTTTCGTCAATCTTGGCGGTTATCGCGGTCAAGATTTTGAAGAATATCACTATAAGCAATTGGTGGTAGCGCGCGACATGAAGGAAGCGACGAAAAAGGCGAAGACGAGTGCCTTCTTTCAAGAGCATATTTCGCCGCACGTTGATGATAAATATGGCTTGGATGTAGACGATATCTTTACTGTGGAAGACGCCTTGTCGCCATCAGCGCGTGAAAAATACCGGATCGTTCTTCGTCCGGTGACCGACGAATCGGCGGATGAGGTAAATATTGGATACGTGAAGTTTTCGGAATTATAG